A single window of Malus sylvestris chromosome 5, drMalSylv7.2, whole genome shotgun sequence DNA harbors:
- the LOC126624528 gene encoding cysteine-rich receptor-like protein kinase 14 isoform X1, which yields MAVALSVEMLLFSSLFLLPISVISQNNGRVAVGSSLTATTGDSSSWLSPSGDFAFGFSPLGNNDRFLLSIWYAKIPDKTVVWYAYDGNNPMVAPRGSVLNLTANSGLVLNNPQGGEIWKSEITLGTVANGVMNDTGNFVLQHQNSGSLWETFSNPTDTVLPGQTIERNGTLSCRQSETNYTKGRFRLSLQGDGNLVLISVTTDNANIPYFSTKTTSGNVPGSQGKRLVFSSSGDMFVLRENDGRVPLKGTEGVSVRDNYIRATLDFDGIFALYSHQKNFTGNASWISPLVYMPDDICLRLGVGVCGYNSTCMLKPDKRPTCECPKGFSFLDPKDIYRGCKPDLSRKSVTRVESVLLADKWVWIGISIAAALVLCTAYYLLRRRRSALASAGENRTTLENEMLIFMKSKRHHDFSVFSYSSIVAATRNFAEENKLGQGGFGPVYKGKLATGQEIAVKRLSKCSGQGTSEFKNELILIYELQHTNLVHLFGFCIHGEEMMLIYEYLQNKSLDHFLFDPIRGLLLDWKKRFSILEGIAQGLLYLHKYSRKKVIHRDVKASNILLDENMNPKISDFGMARIFTQNELEANTRKVAGTLGYMPPESVGGIISVKSDVYSFGVLMLEIISGRKNNSFYNDDRALNLVGYAWELWKKGAGLELTDPTLGNSFIKEQLLRCIHVGLLCVEENAADRPTMSDVISMLTNESFPLASPTKPAFFVGRRTVEAGISGNQQLETVASANYKSSSDFEAR from the exons ATGGCAGTGGCTCTTTCTGTAGAGATGCTTTTGTTCTCCTCTTTGTTTTTGCTACCAATTTCTGTGATTTCCCAAAATAATGGAAGAGTAGCAGTTGGGAGTTCTCTAACTGCAACTACAGGCGACTCCTCATCATGGCTTTCTCCTTCCGGTGATTTCGCGTTTGGATTTTCGCCCCTCGGAAACAATGATCGTTTCTTGCTTTCGATATGGTATGCGAAAATCCCAGACAAAACCGTAGTTTGGTATGCATATGACGGTAACAACCCCATGGTTGCACCTAGGGGATCAGTTCTGAACTTGACTGCCAACAGTGGACTAGTTCTTAACAATCCTCAGGGTGGAGAGATATGGAAATCCGAAATAACCTTGGGGACTGTTGCGAACGGGGTCATGAATGACACCGGAAACTTCGTccttcaacaccaaaactcGGGGAGCTTGTGGGAGACCTTCAGCAATCCTACAGACACCGTTTTGCCTGGACAGACAATTGAGAGAAACGGGACGCTTTCGTGTAGACAATCGGAGACTAACTACACAAAAGGGCGGTTCCGGCTGAGCTTGCAAGGTGATGGAAACCTCGTGCTCATTTCCGTCACAACAGATAATGCCAACATCCCTTACTTCTCCACGAAGACCACGTCAGGGAACGTGCCAGGTAGTCAAGGCAAACGATTGGTGTTCAGCAGCTCAGGGGACATGTTTGTTCTAAGAGAAAATGATGGAAGAGTCCCTCTTAAGGGGACAGAGGGAGTGTCGGTGAGGGACAACTACATAAGGGCAACTCTTGATTTTGATGGGATTTTCGCTTTATATTCTCACCAGAAAAACTTCACGGGAAATGCAAGTTGGATTAGTCCTCTGGTGTATATGCCGGATGATATTTGCCTACGACTGGGCGTTGGTGTTTGCGGTTACAACAGTACCTGTATGCTCAAACCAGATAAAAGGCCAACCTGCGAATGCCCAAaagggttttcttttcttgatccGAAGGATATATACCGAGGCTGCAAACCCGATTTGAGCCGGAAATCTGTGACACGCGTGGAATCAGTATTATTAG CAGATAAATGGGTTTGGATTGGCATTTCTATAGCTGCTGCTCTAGTGCTTTGCACCGCGTACTATCTACTCCGACGAAGAAGATCAGCCCTTGCATCAGCTG GTGAGAACCGGACAACGCTTGAGAACGAAATGCTTATCTTCATGAAATCTAAGCGACATCATGATTTTAGCGTTTTTAGCTATTCATCCATCGTGGCTGCCACAAGAAACTTTGCTGAAGAAAACAAGCTAGGACAAGGAGGGTTTGGACCGGTTTATAAG GGGAAATTGGCAACGGGACAAGAAATAGCTGTGAAGAGGCTTTCGAAATGTTCAGGGCAAGGAACAtcagaattcaagaatgaactGATACTTATATATGAACTCCAACATACAAACCTGGTTCACCTTTTCGGATTTTGCATTCATGGTGAAGAAATGATGTTGATATATGAGTATCTGCAGAACAAAAGTTTGGACCACTTTTTATTTG ATCCAATCAGAGGTCTACTACTAGATTGGAAGAAGCGTTTTAGCATTCTCGAAGGAATTGCTCAAGGGTTGCTTTATCTGCACAAATACTCAAGAAAGAAAGTAATTCATAGAGATGTAAAAGCTAGTAACATACTACTTGATgaaaacatgaacccaaaaatttcagattttggtATGGCAAGGATTTTCACCCAAAATGAATTGGAAGCAAACACTAGAAAGGTTGCGGGGACACT TGGTTACATGCCTCCAGAGTCCGTGGGGGGAATTATTTCTGTAAAGTCTGATGTCTACAGTTTCGGGGTATTGATGCTTGAAATCATAAGTGGAAGGAAAAACAACAGCTTTTACAATGACGATCGCGCACTCAATTTAGTAGGATAT GCATGGGAGTTATGGAAAAAAGGTGCAGGGCTAGAATTAACGGATCCAACATTAGGAAATTCGTTTATTAAAGAGCAACTGTTAAGATGCATCCATGTCGGTCTGCTTTGCGTAGAAGAAAATGCAGCAGATCGCCCTACCATGTCAGATGTCATATCTATGTTGACAAATGAAAGCTTTCCATTAGCATCACCAACAAAGCCAGCATTTTTTGTTGGAAGGAGGACGGTGGAGGCTGGTATAAGTGGGAATCAGCAACTTGAAACTGTTGCTTCAGCAAACTACAAGTCCAGTTCTGATTTTGAAGCGCGTTAA
- the LOC126624528 gene encoding cysteine-rich receptor-like protein kinase 14 isoform X2, which translates to MAVALSVEMLLFSSLFLLPISVISQNNGRVAVGSSLTATTGDSSSWLSPSGDFAFGFSPLGNNDRFLLSIWYAKIPDKTVVWYAYDGNNPMVAPRGSVLNLTANSGLVLNNPQGGEIWKSEITLGTVANGVMNDTGNFVLQHQNSGSLWETFSNPTDTVLPGQTIERNGTLSCRQSETNYTKGRFRLSLQGDGNLVLISVTTDNANIPYFSTKTTSGNVPGSQGKRLVFSSSGDMFVLRENDGRVPLKGTEGVSVRDNYIRATLDFDGIFALYSHQKNFTGNASWISPLVYMPDDICLRLGVGVCGYNSTCMLKPDKRPTCECPKGFSFLDPKDIYRGCKPDLSRKSVTRVESVLLDKWVWIGISIAAALVLCTAYYLLRRRRSALASAGENRTTLENEMLIFMKSKRHHDFSVFSYSSIVAATRNFAEENKLGQGGFGPVYKGKLATGQEIAVKRLSKCSGQGTSEFKNELILIYELQHTNLVHLFGFCIHGEEMMLIYEYLQNKSLDHFLFDPIRGLLLDWKKRFSILEGIAQGLLYLHKYSRKKVIHRDVKASNILLDENMNPKISDFGMARIFTQNELEANTRKVAGTLGYMPPESVGGIISVKSDVYSFGVLMLEIISGRKNNSFYNDDRALNLVGYAWELWKKGAGLELTDPTLGNSFIKEQLLRCIHVGLLCVEENAADRPTMSDVISMLTNESFPLASPTKPAFFVGRRTVEAGISGNQQLETVASANYKSSSDFEAR; encoded by the exons ATGGCAGTGGCTCTTTCTGTAGAGATGCTTTTGTTCTCCTCTTTGTTTTTGCTACCAATTTCTGTGATTTCCCAAAATAATGGAAGAGTAGCAGTTGGGAGTTCTCTAACTGCAACTACAGGCGACTCCTCATCATGGCTTTCTCCTTCCGGTGATTTCGCGTTTGGATTTTCGCCCCTCGGAAACAATGATCGTTTCTTGCTTTCGATATGGTATGCGAAAATCCCAGACAAAACCGTAGTTTGGTATGCATATGACGGTAACAACCCCATGGTTGCACCTAGGGGATCAGTTCTGAACTTGACTGCCAACAGTGGACTAGTTCTTAACAATCCTCAGGGTGGAGAGATATGGAAATCCGAAATAACCTTGGGGACTGTTGCGAACGGGGTCATGAATGACACCGGAAACTTCGTccttcaacaccaaaactcGGGGAGCTTGTGGGAGACCTTCAGCAATCCTACAGACACCGTTTTGCCTGGACAGACAATTGAGAGAAACGGGACGCTTTCGTGTAGACAATCGGAGACTAACTACACAAAAGGGCGGTTCCGGCTGAGCTTGCAAGGTGATGGAAACCTCGTGCTCATTTCCGTCACAACAGATAATGCCAACATCCCTTACTTCTCCACGAAGACCACGTCAGGGAACGTGCCAGGTAGTCAAGGCAAACGATTGGTGTTCAGCAGCTCAGGGGACATGTTTGTTCTAAGAGAAAATGATGGAAGAGTCCCTCTTAAGGGGACAGAGGGAGTGTCGGTGAGGGACAACTACATAAGGGCAACTCTTGATTTTGATGGGATTTTCGCTTTATATTCTCACCAGAAAAACTTCACGGGAAATGCAAGTTGGATTAGTCCTCTGGTGTATATGCCGGATGATATTTGCCTACGACTGGGCGTTGGTGTTTGCGGTTACAACAGTACCTGTATGCTCAAACCAGATAAAAGGCCAACCTGCGAATGCCCAAaagggttttcttttcttgatccGAAGGATATATACCGAGGCTGCAAACCCGATTTGAGCCGGAAATCTGTGACACGCGTGGAATCAGTATTATTAG ATAAATGGGTTTGGATTGGCATTTCTATAGCTGCTGCTCTAGTGCTTTGCACCGCGTACTATCTACTCCGACGAAGAAGATCAGCCCTTGCATCAGCTG GTGAGAACCGGACAACGCTTGAGAACGAAATGCTTATCTTCATGAAATCTAAGCGACATCATGATTTTAGCGTTTTTAGCTATTCATCCATCGTGGCTGCCACAAGAAACTTTGCTGAAGAAAACAAGCTAGGACAAGGAGGGTTTGGACCGGTTTATAAG GGGAAATTGGCAACGGGACAAGAAATAGCTGTGAAGAGGCTTTCGAAATGTTCAGGGCAAGGAACAtcagaattcaagaatgaactGATACTTATATATGAACTCCAACATACAAACCTGGTTCACCTTTTCGGATTTTGCATTCATGGTGAAGAAATGATGTTGATATATGAGTATCTGCAGAACAAAAGTTTGGACCACTTTTTATTTG ATCCAATCAGAGGTCTACTACTAGATTGGAAGAAGCGTTTTAGCATTCTCGAAGGAATTGCTCAAGGGTTGCTTTATCTGCACAAATACTCAAGAAAGAAAGTAATTCATAGAGATGTAAAAGCTAGTAACATACTACTTGATgaaaacatgaacccaaaaatttcagattttggtATGGCAAGGATTTTCACCCAAAATGAATTGGAAGCAAACACTAGAAAGGTTGCGGGGACACT TGGTTACATGCCTCCAGAGTCCGTGGGGGGAATTATTTCTGTAAAGTCTGATGTCTACAGTTTCGGGGTATTGATGCTTGAAATCATAAGTGGAAGGAAAAACAACAGCTTTTACAATGACGATCGCGCACTCAATTTAGTAGGATAT GCATGGGAGTTATGGAAAAAAGGTGCAGGGCTAGAATTAACGGATCCAACATTAGGAAATTCGTTTATTAAAGAGCAACTGTTAAGATGCATCCATGTCGGTCTGCTTTGCGTAGAAGAAAATGCAGCAGATCGCCCTACCATGTCAGATGTCATATCTATGTTGACAAATGAAAGCTTTCCATTAGCATCACCAACAAAGCCAGCATTTTTTGTTGGAAGGAGGACGGTGGAGGCTGGTATAAGTGGGAATCAGCAACTTGAAACTGTTGCTTCAGCAAACTACAAGTCCAGTTCTGATTTTGAAGCGCGTTAA